The Solanum pennellii chromosome 4, SPENNV200 genomic interval CTTGATTTAATAATCatttagatttaattttttttatttttaatttaaaaggaatatttttctaaaaataatcaaagcaGGTTCTAAATATTTATCTGATTCAGGTATGTAGGTGTGGGTAAAGAAGAGAAACACCagctattttattattttattaaatcagaATCAGACCCTGGAAATGATCCTCTTATATTGTGGCTCACTGGAGGACCTGGTTGCTCTTCTTTCAATGGAGTTGTCTATGAAATTGGTAAaggagattttaaattttacgagttcaatttttaacatttttagcATGTTACcgttcaaaaaaaaattgtttaagaTTCTTAGCAATTATGAGTTCATATTTACTGTTTTTTAcaattttcatgaatttatatatgaatttttattttgcattaaaataattgattgaaATGAATCTGATATTGGTACTCTATATCCGTAATCTTTTctttatcataaaaattatttacgTTGCCAATGCTTAAAACTACTCGACTAAATTCTTTTGACATCTATTAATGTTTGATACAAGCATTTCCCTTTGATGCAATATTTGTAATGacaataatacataaacatgactcTTAATTTAGCGTTAGCTGACAACTATGACTCTTaactttgagtgtgcacaagtagacacttaaactcgtataaaattgaataaatggACTCATTCGTCCTACATTGCAATTTTATGTCCTACGTGGCATCCTACATGTGTTTTGCCATGTGAGACacgtgtgtctacttgttcaattttatataaatttgaatgtccacttgtgcacactcaaagttgTAGAGCGTAGTAATCCATTGAAACCAAATTAAgagttatatttatgtattatacctTTTATAATTATTGGTAGTAATTTTACTTAAGGTTGTTGAGTAATGTTGCATGAACTTTTGTGCCTAAATCCTAATAATTCAGGACCATTATattacaaacaaaaaaagtataatggaagtctaccaacacttggagcgACTCCAAACTCATGGACCAAGGTAATTAATTACATTGCCTATGATTCTTGTACATCTTTATTAGTTTAAGgtgaatttgaattatatttaatcgttgtaatattttctaaattgttAGGttgcaaatataatttttttagagcAACCTGTAAATACTGGATTTTCATATGCAACAACACCAGAAGCAATGCATGTTATTGATGTTGATGCATGTACCCACGTCTATCAATTTTTACTTAAGGTATGTATATCAAATACAACTTTCTCTCCTCTCGGCTTTTGCTCGTTATTTATTAATCCGTGTTATCTTAAGAGAACGAATCAACTAATACTATAATTCCGAGCCACTCATTTAGTATGTGAGTGAGCTCATTCTAATTGTTTCTAATCATTAATTGCAGTGGCTCGTTGATCATCCAGAATTTagttcaaataatttttatttgggtggagattcatattctggTATCGTTGTTCCACGTGTTGTGCAACTAATATCAGAtggtaattataatatattactaattaacttcatataattaatcataattttatgTATCTAATTACAAGAGTTTTGAAGTTATTTTACTGTTTATTAGTAAGCATTGTTTGTCTAATTACTAAAGAGTTGCATGATGTTAATTGTAGGAATTGAAGCAGGCAACAAGCCTTTGGTTAACCTTAAGGTTTCTAATTATGCTCTTCCTattcttaatctttttttaaagaaaaattatgagTAGTAGTGTAATTAACAACTTAATCTAATCTCAGTTGTTTTGGTTAATTTCAGGGTTATTTACTTGGAAACCCTTTAACATTTCCTgaagaagaaaattttgtgATTCCATTTCTTGTTGGCATGGCAATCATTCCTATTGAACTTTATCAGGTAATATAGAGGGcggttagtcaaagttttttcgaaaaaaataagttattttgagtagtaattaataaaattgtttttaattattattttttctacgAGAAATCTTAGTACCTCAATTCATTGGCAACATgaactttcatttattttctaacTTATAATCCTCTCagacatttttctttctttatatacccccaattttttatttaaatatatcattttatgaGAAGGTGAAAAAGATAGTTTCTCATGCGAACACTTGCTAATAATTTGATTATATGCGGGTCTGGTTTCTTCTTTCATAGGCTAAGCAtatgaaaattcttttttgatttTGGTGGCAGTGAAATTCGATCTCAATATCTCTGCCTGTTTGATATCATAATGAAGTGTGCGATCATCTCATCTAAAAACTCAAACTATTAGAGAGGACACACTtttgttatataattatattttcaataattttgaaaGTTTGGTTATACACGTATATTAcaatactaatattttttcaCAACAGTCAATGATGCAAAATTGCAAAGGAGAATACAGAAAGGAGTTTGCTCCCACTAATGCTCAATGCACCCAAGATCTAAATATTGTGGATGAGgttaataatttcttaaatatatacgattatttattaagatttcCTTAATTAATTGGTTGGTACTAATTAATTTGTTGAATTTGCAAATTTTGTAGCTGTCGAACAATATTAATGATCAACATGTTTTAGATCCCCTGTGTGGATCAGAAACTGAATTGAAAAGCCCATTTCCATCTAAATTTAGAGGGAGTAGAAGATCTATTCAAGAGAATGCCATCTCACCCAGCTGTTATGGAAAGCTTGTAAGTATATCTAGGGTAAAAATTTATTCGAATTCATTCCGtgtttatatcaaaatcaattaatcaagtAGTTTAGTATTCTCGTGGAGGAGGTGTGTGTGGTgtggtggggtgggggtgggggtgggggagtTTACGTGTACTACCAGTTGAAACTTTTTGGATCATGTCATATTCTTGTGAGGTTATTTTTGATATGAGTTTATGATAGTTCAAGGGGCTCTGATAATATCTAATATTTTGGATGTGAAACTTCGAAAACAAATAAATGAGATAAGACATGCACTTAGAAGTTAGAGCTTTCTAAAATACACTAATGGACCATAACTAGATCATAGAAGAgtgttttcaaataaataaaaagttatcgTTGATTTGGTAAAAACATCGAATAAATATATTGATATCATGGTTGCAGGTTGATAGACACGAACTTTCAAATTATTGGGCAAATGACCCTCGAGTCCAGAAAGCTCTCCATGTTCGAAAGGTTTGAATGCATCAATTTGTGTTTGACTAAATTattctttatgtatatattatattagtaatttgaataactattttaaataaaCACTTTTAAGTATCAAATTgtgatattttcatattaataattttattctatataaaaaaattctaaatgaattattattttcttaaaaaaagtaCTTTAAAAGATTGATCAAATAGAATATATGTCATGAATTTAAGctttataaatcaaaatttaagctttatgaattgaaaagaaactaacTATCCTaatattattaatgttatttAACTTGTTATAGTATGTTTCGATTCTAACTTTTTGATCATCATGAGAGTAATCATTGGTACTATatatagattaattttttttttttggaaataatagattaattttttttttggaaataatagaTATTGAggtattatttttcctttaattttttttcccaatTTCTTACCAGGGAACTATAGATCACTGGGCAAGATGCAAGCAAAATGGTATTAAAAAATACTATACATTTACCTCTATGGACAGTATTTCATATCATAGAAATCACAGCGCTAAAGGTTATCGATCACTTATATACAggtaattcatttatttttcttctttaaaatttttgtttttttatattattaaattcgAAATGAActccaaataaattaaaaaaattgtgattaaataattttatatttttttatttgttgaaacAGTGGTGATCATGACATGGGTGTACCATTCCAATCTACAGAAGCATGgattaaatcattaaattattCAATTGTTGATAATTGGCGTCAATGGATCGTTAATGGTCAAGTTGCCGGGTATTTTCTTCGAGCGTAAATTGCTATTTtcgtattatattttttttcaaattcataactttttatttatcaaaagtgTTTTTCCACGAAAAGCTTTtgataaaaaatgtttttcgtgagtagattttaaaaaattcaaataaaagaactattagattaactttttctttatcATTATAGATactaaatatgatttttgtttatttatttattcatttttgtagATACACAAGATCATATGCCAATAAGATGACATATGCAACTGTAAAGGCAAGTACTTTATTTGtttaacattattattttcCTTCACATTGGTTTGTTTTATTGtacatttgatttttattttctccgtctttaattaagtttatgttttttgttatttatttattttaaacagGGAGCTGGACATGTAGCTCCTGAGTACAAAAGGGAAGAGTGCTTTAATATGTTCAAAAGATGGATATCTCATAATCCTTTATAGAGATTATTATTGATGCTATGAGCCAATAATTGACGTCGGTATCTGCTTTTAAATGGAGTCGAGATTTTATTAGaaatagttatttaattttCGTATGATAGGAATAAGGTCTACGAAAACATTATTCTTTTCAACTCTTAATTACACGTTGTTTTACTATTATTGAGACATAATTATTACCTCTCCTTTTCCTAATATTGTGCATTGCATTAACAAACAATTAAGTGGACGTttgattatgaaaaattaaaaaaattactttgttgaaaattttaaaattaatatattgaatcTCCCACTATAGGTTTTTAAAAAGAGTTTCAGCGAGCCTAACTATTGTCAAATAATGCTGATTCataaaatgattcaaatattaaattaatgttagtcctttatatttaataataaataaaaacccAACATTATTCCATTGGATAACATCAacttaatcataattcatccaTAAGATATCTCAATCCGTTAGATtaattttccttattattagttattttagaaGCATTGATTAAATTGTATTAATAACGTGATttagtaaaatttttattttattaatcattCCTTAAATAATGCACCAAGTCAATACATCGTCTAGTTCATTACTATTGGAGgctctttaagaaaaatattaaggacataaattttaaattaaaggctatttttcacaattttttaatattcaaattaatCTCTTAGAAGATGTAAAGTAGTAAAACATTCACCAAATGAAAAACAAATGAGgaaaaaaatctcaataattttcttatacattttgaataattcatttattttaaattataaaaaaaatctaaaatttactTAATATGAACTAAAGTAAGTACTTAGACAAAGATGAGAAAATTGcttacataataaatattttaaatttaaaatcataaattaatatttatttatttaattattttattttttaaatgttaattttTGAAACTTCGTGTCAAATCAAATTAGTACTTTGACTGACCCGTTTCTTCCAAGCGGATCCTATGATACCCGGCCGACCCGTTGGCGCTTAAACCCTCGGAGAAAACCTAGTGTGTACGGTGGGCGCTAATGACCTAttgtcttctcttttcttctttcactTCTCATCTTCTTCATTGCCCCTTCACCAATCAGTCGAAAAAACTCTTCACAAAAAGCTGTAATCTTTAGCTCCGGAGATGCTCGAAGTTCATCGGAGCAGCTCAGTTGAGTGGAAGCCATCACCGGTGGTAGCCTTAGCTACCAGCGTCGACGATTCTCAAGTCGCCGCCGCACGTGAGGACGGTTCTCTTGAGATTTGGCTTGTTTCTCCTGGATCAGTCGGCTGGCACTGTCAGCTTGTACGTACTTCTATTTTGCTTATATTTGTATACTTCTTCGGGTTATCATGGGAATTGAAGTTTTGGATTTGTTTTTGTGGTTAGACAATACACGGGAATCCAAATTCTAGGGTTTCTTCGTTGGTTTGGTGTCGGTCGGGCTCCGGTGGTGCGCCTGCTGGAAGGTTGTTGTCTTCCAGTATTGATGGATCAGTTTCTGAATGGGACCTTTTTTATTTAAGACAGGTgtgtgaaaaaaataatctttgcttttattgtttttgttgattgGCATTTTAAATGTTGAGCTGTTTATTGCTGTACTTTGGAGATTTCCTACTATTCTAATCTATTTTTATTACCAGTAAGTAGCTTATGCTTGGATAGAGTTGCATTTTCAATGCTTACCAGAAATCTTAAGAGACCATTATAAGGGAATGGGGCAGAATTGATTATTAGCTCTGGTGTAGGAGGTCGGATGAAAAGAATGTACCTTTTAACCTATCTAATTAACATAGAAATGTAGGCCTAGTGAAAGTTGACTACCCGCGAAAGACGAGACATTTTTTGCATTTTGTTGTGCTGTTGTTGTTATTTAATCACTTTATGGTTTGTTTGATCTAAATCAAGTAATGTTGTTGTTTCTATGGTTGTTTGCAGATTGCGTTAGATTCTATTGATGTTGCTATATGGCAGATGGCTGTCGAGCCATGCAGTAATTCACAGCTTAATCAAAAGCAGTTTCCCAAGCATTGTGAGAATGGGCACGATAATCATAGAAATAGTGAGAGCAGCGATAGTGACAGCAGTGAAAGCGAAGATGGTGATGACTCTGTAGAGCTTCACGAGGATCATGCTAGTGATAATAGCCGAATAGCATTTGCTTGTGACGATGGCCGTGTAAGAATCTATGTAGTCGATGAtgataaaaatttaactttcaaaaGATCATCACCAAGTGTCAAGGGTGAGACAGCTACCCTTAAGAGTCACAGCACATATGTGAATGTCACTTGGTATTATAgagttgtattttttttttgtaggacGTACATTGAGTGTCACTTGGAGTTCTGATGCAAATAGGATATTTTCTGGGAGTAGTGACGGGTATGTTTCATTTTTGATATAACCTACCAGTTGATTTCTAATGAAAACTCAAAAAGACATAAAGGTTGAGGCATgaaattacttttttatattatgtcCACGGTGAATTTTCTGATGGAAGTTGTTTCTTTGCAGGGTTATAAGATGCTGGAATGCTGAAGTAACTCATGAAATCTACAGGATATCAGTTGGTCTTGGAGGGCTGGGTAGTGGATCTGAATTATGCATATGGTCGCTACTTGCATTGAGGTGAAAATTAAATTGGAAATGCTTGCATTAAATATATGTGAAGAAAAGAAGTTCATTTCTCCCCTTCTTTAAGAATGTTCCATATGATGTTccaatttttccttaatttcatATTGTTTCCAGATGTGGTACCCTCGTCAGCGCCGATAGTACCGGGAGTGTTCAGTTCTGGGACACCCAACATGGGACTCTTGTGAATGCACTTTCCAATCATAAAGGCGACGTAAATGCCTTAGCAGCATCTCCCAGCCATACTAGGGTGTTTTCTGCTGGCTCTGATGGTCAGGTATATAAATGTCAACCCCTAGAAAAAGAAAACTTTCGGTTGGAGTTGTAGGGGCTTGTCCACCTGCTATTTTAGAAGTTGTAACTAAGATAATGATGCAGTGCATCCTTTTATTTTAGCCAATTGGATGGTCTAAATGGCTAGTCCGAGCTTCTTGGGTTGGTGTTTGTTCCGGAAAATGACTGGTTCTTTTTTGAAACGAGCACTGCCAGTACTGTTTACTGGTGTGTGCTTTGTATGGGAAAAGTGATCCCACCCTCCATCGTAGCATACATTTGCAGCTTTTGTTAACATGCACTTTTTCGACGAAAAGATTCACCTTCaacaaaatattcttatttggAGTATCTTTGGTGATATTTTGTTGGTTTTATCTTGTTAATTTCACATATGTAAAGAGCTTCTAAGAATGTTTTCAGGCTTAAGTTTAATCTCTTCTCCCTACACAACATACCAAATGTAGTTTCACAAGGTGGGATTTGGGGAGGGTGTACGCAGACCATACCTCTGACCTCAGAGGTAGAGAAGCTTTTTTCTATATAAGCTTGACTCTAGACTAAAACAATCTATGAAAAGAAGGGAGGTACAAGTAACAACCAACAGTTACCAAAGCAACAGATATTTGCAGAATAATACTACAACAGAATAATGCTATATATAATCAAACTACACGAAACAGATGGTAACAGGAATCAAAGAACAAGAAACTACAAGAGCAGTACTATAACTACTAGTATTGACAACAAGACAATACCATCTTACCTACTTGTGTGGACGCACTTCTACCTACTACCATTTCACCCTAACTCGTGTCCTCCATAACTTCCTATTTAAAGTTTCGAAGGATAATGTGATTTTGGtttatatttatgcattttccctttacCCCTTTAGAGATGAAGAGAGAATACAAATTAGgtctaacaataaaaaatatttagatttattttttcttgtaacttcaaaaaatttaataacaaGTTGAAATTTCACGTGTTTTGGTATTAATTTTTAACTTGTTCAACAATTTTAATTAGGAGAGATTTTTTGGGCTTACGCCCCAAAAGAAAAACTCACCCAATGCCTAAGCGTATGCTCAGATTGATGGAGCTTATGCCTCATTATACTTCCAACTCCGCACAAATCTCCCTAGTGCGTTTTGTGCTACGCTCCACCCTGAGGCATGTCCAGGAATGCCTTTTGAAACACTGGTGTTACCATGCTTCAATAACTATGCAGTAATCTGTAGTTACCTTTTTTTCTCCAGTATATGATCTTTTCAACTAAATATTT includes:
- the LOC107017038 gene encoding serine carboxypeptidase-like 11 gives rise to the protein MPKSNYSLISSSMFLHLLLLALPLVIQISPLQVQAAATVKFLPGFDGPLPFHLETGYVGVGKEEKHQLFYYFIKSESDPGNDPLILWLTGGPGCSSFNGVVYEIGPLYYKQKKYNGSLPTLGATPNSWTKVANIIFLEQPVNTGFSYATTPEAMHVIDVDACTHVYQFLLKWLVDHPEFSSNNFYLGGDSYSGIVVPRVVQLISDGIEAGNKPLVNLKGYLLGNPLTFPEEENFVIPFLVGMAIIPIELYQSMMQNCKGEYRKEFAPTNAQCTQDLNIVDELSNNINDQHVLDPLCGSETELKSPFPSKFRGSRRSIQENAISPSCYGKLVDRHELSNYWANDPRVQKALHVRKGTIDHWARCKQNGIKKYYTFTSMDSISYHRNHSAKGYRSLIYSGDHDMGVPFQSTEAWIKSLNYSIVDNWRQWIVNGQVAGYTRSYANKMTYATVKGAGHVAPEYKREECFNMFKRWISHNPL